One window of the Tubulanus polymorphus chromosome 11, tnTubPoly1.2, whole genome shotgun sequence genome contains the following:
- the LOC141912957 gene encoding 1,4-alpha-glucan-branching enzyme-like, whose translation MAPVDPDKVVVPKIDKLFELDGYLKPFEREIKRRYGLFEDLSKNIAEAEGSLDQFSRGYEYYGYHVQPDNAIVWREWAPGADALFIRGDFNNWDKFQYKFDKLDYGKWEVKIAANADGSCAIPHGSIVKLLVVSKDNSLLDRISPWAKYVTRAEKTNIYHQVFWNPPQAFDWKYPHPDKPDRLRIYECHVGISSWEGKVASYTHFKDNILPRIKYLGYNAIQVMAVMEHAYYGSFGYQVTSFFAASSRCGTPEELKQMIDKAHELGITVLLDVVHSHASKNTIDGINQFDGTDSCFFHDGARGNHDLWDSRLFNYSSWEVLRFLLSNLRWWIEEYHFDGFRFDGVTSMLYHSHGLGTGFSGDYREYFWLNTDTESLVYLMLANHLMHELYPSFLVTVAEEVSGMPALCRPVDEGGTGFDYRLAMAIPDKWIKMLKEKSDEQWDLADLIHTLINRRHGEKCIAYAESHDQALVGDKTIAFWLMDAEMYWSMSCLTDRNPVIDRGIALHKMIRLITHGLGGESYLNFMGNEFGHPEWLDFPRHGNNESYHYARRQWNLVDDQTLRYRYLYDFDSAMNNVEAKYGWLGAPQAYVSMKHEDDKTIVFERADVVFVFNFHPTKSFTDYKIGVEVPGKYKIVLDTDDARFDGFSRLDHNTDFVTIPEHYSCRKNTMHVYAPCRTAFLLAKVSD comes from the exons ATGGCTCCTGTTGATCCAGATAAAGTTGTCGTGCCCAAAATAGATAAGCTTTTCGAGCTCGATGGATATCTGAAGCCGTTCGAAAGAGAAATTAAGAGAAG GTACGGCCTGTTCGAGGATTTAAGCAAGAATATCGCTGAAGCTGAAGGAAGTCTCGACCAATTTTCGCGAGGTTACGAGTATTACGGATACCACGTTCAGCCGGATAATGCTATTGTATGGAGAGAATGGGCACCGGGAGCGGATGCTCTGTTCATTCGCGGCGATTTTA ATAATTGGGACAAATTCCAGTACAAATTTGACAAGTTAGATTACGGcaaatgggaggtgaaaatAGCTGCTAATGCAGATGGCTCATGTGCCATACCACACGGCAGTATTGTCAAG TTGTTGGTGGTCAGTAAAGATAATTCTCTATTGGATCGTATTTCACCGTGGGCGAAATACGTCACTCGTGCTGAGAAGacaaatatatatcatcaaGTGTTCTGGAATCCGCCGCAG GCGTTTGATTGGAAATATCCGCATCCTGATAAACCTGATAGATTACGCATTTACGAATGTCACGTGGGCATTTCATCATGGGAAGGAAAAGTGGCGTCGTACACCCATTTCAAAGATAACATACTTCCCCGTATCAAATACCTCG GGTATAATGCAATACAAGTAATGGCTGTTATGGAACATGCATATTATGGTAGTTTTGGTTATCAAGTCACAAGTTTCTTTGCTGCGTCGAG TCGGTGCGGAACTCCGGAAGAGTTGAAACAGATGATCGATAAAGCTCACGAACTCGGTATAACGGTGCTTCTCGATGTCGTACACAGTCACGCGTCAAAAAACACGATCGACGGTATCAACCAGTTCGACGGTACAGACAGTTGCTTCTTCCATGACGGTGCTCGCGGTAACCACGATTTGTGGGATAGTAGACTATTTAATTATTCGAG TTGGGAAGTGCTGAGATTTTTACTGTCGAATCTACGCTGGTGGATCGAGGAATATCATTTCGATGGCTTCAGATTCGATGGAGTTACTTCGATGCTTTATCACAGCCACGGTTTAG GCACAGGCTTCAGTGGAGACTACCGCGAATATTTCTGGTTGAATACCGATACCGAATCGCTAGTATATTTGATGCTGGCTAATCACCTAATGCACGAACTATACCCTTCATTCTTAGTGACAGTCGCTGAA GAGGTATCTGGAATGCCGGCTTTATGTCGACCCGTCGATGAAGGCGGAACCGGTTTCGATTATCGTCTCGCGATGGCTATTCCAGACAAGTGGATTAAAATGCTCAAAGAGAAGTCCGACGAACAGTGGGATCTGGCTGATCTCATACATACGCTTATCAATCGACGCCACGGTGAAAA GTGTATCGCGTATGCTGAAAGTCACGATCAGGCGCTAGTCGGGGATAAAACTATTGCGTTCTGGTTGATGGATGCTGAGATGTATTGGAGCATGTCGTGTTTAACGGATCGCAATCCGGTCATCGATCGCGGCATCGCGTTACACAAAATGATTCGGCTCATAACGCACGGGCTCGGCGGGGAAAGTTACCTGAATTTCATGG GTAACGAATTCGGTCACCCGGAGTGGTTAGATTTCCCGCGCCACGGCAACAATGAGAGCTATCACTACGCGCGACGCCAGTGGAATTTAGTCGATGATCAGACGTTACGTTATCGATACCTGTACGATTTCGACAGCGCGATGAATAACGTGGAAGCAAAATACGGCTGGCTCGGCGCTCCGCAG GCGTACGTCAGTATGAAACACGAGGATGACAAGACGATCGTGTTCGAACGCGCTGACGTGGTGTTCGTTTTCAACTTTCACCCGACGAAAAGTTTCACCGACTACAAAATCGGCGTCGAAGTGCCCGGGAAGTACAAGATCGTGCTCGACACGGACGACGCGCGTTTCGACGGTTTTTCGCGTCTCGATCACAACACCGACTTCGTCACGATTCCCGAGCATTATTCGTGTCGAAAAAACACAATGCAC GTGTACGCTCCGTGTAGGACGGCGTTTCTGTTGGCGAAAGTGAGCGATTAA